The following coding sequences are from one Geothrix sp. window:
- a CDS encoding thymidine phosphorylase yields the protein MRMYDLIYTKKLGGALSAEQIAFWVKGAADGSIPDEQSASLLMAICWRGMSTDETLALTLAMRDSGKRLDLSPVPGLKVDKHSTGGVGDKTTLILGPIVAACGVPCPMFSGRGLGHTGGTVDKFAAIPGLKVELSEAEFIRSLAETRFANSAQTANIAPADKKLYALRDVTATVESIPLITASIMSKKLAGGADALVLDVKCGPTAFMKTLEDATTLAQSMVDVGTAHGMQIRALITRMDAPLGWAIGNALEVMESVEILRGEHGDSELAEMSFRLAAEMLIMGGVAKTLAEAQALVQTSIQNGSALETLRRFVALNGGDAKALDDFSRLPQPGQVVEVRASQDGYLAAIDGRALGILAMDLGAGRRDRTDVLDLGVGIRVLARVGQKVAKGDLLFQVLAKADQVVVPELYLMTLELTMTPPKQTPWLMATIGC from the coding sequence ATGCGGATGTACGACCTGATCTACACCAAGAAGCTGGGCGGGGCCCTGTCCGCCGAGCAGATCGCCTTCTGGGTGAAGGGGGCCGCGGACGGCAGCATCCCGGATGAGCAGAGCGCCTCCCTGCTCATGGCCATCTGCTGGCGGGGCATGAGCACCGATGAGACCCTGGCCCTCACGTTGGCCATGCGCGATTCCGGCAAGCGGCTCGACCTGTCCCCGGTGCCCGGCCTGAAGGTGGACAAGCACAGCACCGGCGGCGTGGGCGACAAGACCACCCTCATCCTGGGCCCCATCGTGGCCGCCTGCGGCGTGCCCTGCCCCATGTTCAGCGGACGCGGCCTGGGGCACACCGGCGGCACCGTGGACAAGTTCGCTGCCATCCCCGGCCTGAAGGTCGAGCTGAGCGAGGCCGAATTCATCCGCAGCCTCGCCGAGACCCGCTTCGCCAACTCCGCCCAGACCGCCAACATCGCCCCCGCCGACAAGAAGCTCTACGCCCTGCGCGACGTCACCGCCACCGTGGAGAGCATCCCCCTCATCACCGCCAGCATCATGTCCAAGAAACTGGCCGGCGGCGCCGATGCCCTGGTGCTGGACGTGAAGTGCGGCCCCACGGCCTTCATGAAGACCCTGGAGGACGCCACCACCCTGGCCCAGAGCATGGTCGATGTCGGCACGGCCCACGGCATGCAGATCCGGGCCCTCATCACCCGCATGGACGCGCCCCTGGGTTGGGCCATCGGCAACGCCCTGGAGGTCATGGAGTCCGTGGAGATCCTCCGTGGCGAGCACGGCGACTCCGAACTGGCCGAGATGAGCTTCCGCCTGGCCGCCGAGATGCTGATCATGGGCGGCGTGGCGAAGACGCTGGCCGAGGCCCAGGCCCTGGTCCAGACCAGCATCCAGAACGGCTCCGCCCTGGAGACCCTCCGGCGTTTCGTGGCCCTCAACGGTGGCGATGCCAAGGCCCTTGACGACTTCAGCCGCCTGCCCCAACCGGGCCAGGTGGTGGAGGTGCGGGCGTCGCAGGATGGTTACCTCGCCGCCATCGATGGCCGGGCTCTCGGCATCCTGGCCATGGACCTCGGGGCCGGCCGCCGCGACCGGACCGACGTGCTGGATCTCGGAGTGGGCATCCGGGTCCTCGCCCGGGTGGGGCAGAAGGTGGCCAAGGGCGACCTGCTCTTCCAGGTCCTGGCGAAAGCCGACCAGGTGGTCGTGCCGGAATTATACTTAATGACCCTTGAGTTAACAATGACCCCGCCAAAGCAGACACCCTGGTTGATGGCCACCATCGGGTGTTGA
- a CDS encoding cob(I)yrinic acid a,c-diamide adenosyltransferase: protein MKLYTRTGDDGSSGLFGGDRVSKSHLRLVAYGTLDELNAIMGLVRLHATPACVDEATLLRVQHDLFVLGAILATPAARQELLGARMSRPTWELADMEADIDRLTALAPAMTAFVLPGGTPGSAHAHLARTVCRRAEREVVALTHEESMNPVVQTYLNRLSDWLFALARAENAVAGVADIQWVPKD, encoded by the coding sequence ATGAAGCTCTACACGCGCACCGGTGACGACGGCTCCTCAGGACTCTTCGGGGGCGACCGGGTGAGCAAGTCCCACCTGCGCCTGGTGGCCTACGGCACCCTCGACGAGCTGAACGCGATCATGGGCCTGGTGCGCCTGCACGCCACGCCCGCCTGCGTGGACGAGGCCACCCTGCTGCGGGTCCAGCACGACCTCTTCGTGCTGGGGGCCATCCTGGCCACGCCGGCGGCCCGCCAGGAGCTGCTGGGGGCCCGCATGAGCCGCCCCACCTGGGAGCTCGCCGACATGGAGGCGGACATCGACCGCCTCACGGCCCTGGCGCCGGCCATGACGGCCTTCGTCCTGCCGGGGGGCACGCCGGGCTCCGCCCACGCCCACCTGGCCCGCACCGTCTGCCGCCGCGCTGAGCGCGAGGTGGTGGCCCTCACCCACGAGGAGTCCATGAACCCCGTGGTGCAGACCTACCTGAACCGCCTCAGCGACTGGCTCTTCGCCCTGGCCCGGGCCGAGAACGCCGTGGCGGGCGTGGCCGACATCCAGTGGGTGCCAAAGGACTGA
- a CDS encoding TonB-dependent receptor yields MHLLNNRLGRITALIALGGAALYSQGTQTANITGTVVDAAGAPIAGVVVRLTSPALQGVRTYTTDATGKFIARLLPPGFYTIQYTKDGLETRKVTESLGIDQTFSPKVTLTKVGGAVVEVIAAAPAVDKTDVKTASNYRADSVDLLPNARNMEGVALLTPGVTAGVGGRVQIRGAMTSGNLYLLDGQNIADNAYNNRGLAVIDDSIEETQIITGAMSAEYGDVDGGVINSITRSGSNEFAGSLRWELQNPDWNATAPLQARGASINNLLSEFKTLSVSGPILKDKLWFSTSYYTTKSSAIGSIGGNLSADPLGLGAANPTVAGTGYGSSYTAGTNEIRRQIKLTWSINQDHTLVGAFMRNETNQTNRNYSAGEIASLVPQKSTSNFYNIALRSAWTSNLTTEVRFGRKNQMLSAGGLANGQSPIQSDDTGLYYNNGIFNSTDGGDNRGNKTYNVKASLFWNLLGSHQTDFGIDYYDGIRRAKNEQTPTGFIFEAAGMNLITRTAIPTAIWTYQSAAGEAQSFSTGLYVNDKWSLDQHWNFQIGLRWDKYKAQNEAGAQTAGANGLSPRLGVKFDLFGDSKHIFGASYAKYNAKVLEGITNSVTLQGNPKEIDYYAFTYATGGGTPATSYDWLNANRTTFANLQNPALYDFTNIAYYNDPTLNVKLNRNMKAPTVEELQASYAYSFNFGGYGDGYVKVTGVSKKWNNLMDVSTGNNGTVLDGAGNTLYVKLWDNNPDAKREYKGLEVESQYNRNQWSYTTGITWSSLKGNYEGEGTNTPGRGESIHYYDVVGGVSLYDSSKTAPYGYLTGHVPIRIRATGNRVFNNGFGKTSVGLVYRFDSGAHYSNTRTMTAAQLNPALPGQFGATSTQYLNDFRGGGVYNSASYLDLAVTHDFPLFKAMGKDVTAFAKFNIGNVLNHQQIVTFNTSWNRVPNTAPYAYPNAYTAPWVQSPATTTYTGFGNPQSFGNYGTPRTVAVSAGFRF; encoded by the coding sequence ATGCATCTCTTGAACAACCGCCTGGGCCGCATCACGGCCCTCATCGCCCTGGGCGGGGCAGCTCTGTATTCACAGGGCACGCAGACCGCGAACATCACCGGCACCGTCGTGGACGCCGCTGGCGCCCCCATCGCGGGCGTCGTCGTCCGCCTCACCTCCCCCGCCCTCCAGGGTGTGCGCACCTACACCACGGACGCCACGGGCAAGTTCATCGCCCGCCTGCTGCCTCCTGGCTTCTACACCATCCAGTACACCAAGGATGGCCTCGAAACCCGCAAGGTCACTGAATCCCTCGGCATCGACCAGACCTTCAGCCCCAAGGTCACCCTCACGAAGGTGGGCGGCGCCGTGGTTGAAGTGATCGCGGCTGCTCCCGCCGTCGACAAGACCGATGTCAAGACCGCCAGCAACTACCGCGCCGACAGCGTCGATCTCCTGCCCAACGCCCGCAACATGGAAGGCGTCGCCCTCCTCACCCCCGGCGTCACCGCCGGCGTGGGTGGTCGTGTCCAGATCCGCGGCGCCATGACCTCCGGCAACCTGTACCTGCTGGATGGCCAGAACATCGCTGACAACGCCTACAACAACCGCGGCCTGGCCGTGATCGATGACTCCATCGAAGAGACCCAGATCATCACGGGCGCCATGTCTGCCGAGTACGGCGACGTGGATGGCGGCGTCATCAACTCCATCACCCGCTCCGGCTCCAACGAGTTCGCCGGCTCCCTCCGCTGGGAACTGCAGAATCCCGACTGGAACGCCACCGCGCCCCTGCAGGCCCGGGGTGCCAGCATCAACAATCTCCTCAGCGAGTTCAAGACCCTCTCGGTGAGCGGCCCCATCCTCAAGGACAAGCTCTGGTTCTCCACCTCCTACTACACGACCAAGAGCAGTGCCATCGGCTCCATCGGCGGCAACCTCTCTGCCGACCCGCTCGGCCTCGGCGCCGCCAATCCGACGGTTGCTGGAACCGGCTACGGCTCCAGTTACACGGCCGGCACCAATGAAATCCGGCGCCAGATCAAGCTGACCTGGTCCATCAACCAGGACCACACCCTGGTTGGCGCCTTCATGCGCAATGAAACCAACCAGACGAACCGCAACTACTCTGCGGGTGAAATCGCGTCCCTCGTGCCCCAGAAGAGCACCTCGAATTTCTACAACATCGCCCTGCGGTCCGCCTGGACCAGCAACCTCACCACGGAAGTCCGCTTCGGCCGCAAGAACCAGATGCTGAGCGCCGGTGGTCTCGCCAACGGCCAGAGCCCCATCCAGTCGGATGACACGGGCCTCTACTACAACAACGGCATCTTCAACAGCACCGATGGTGGTGACAACCGCGGCAACAAGACCTACAACGTGAAGGCCAGCCTCTTCTGGAACCTTCTCGGCAGCCACCAGACCGACTTCGGCATCGACTACTACGACGGCATCCGCCGCGCCAAGAACGAGCAGACCCCGACGGGCTTCATCTTTGAGGCTGCGGGCATGAACCTCATCACCCGGACGGCCATCCCCACGGCCATCTGGACCTACCAGAGCGCTGCTGGCGAGGCCCAGAGCTTCTCCACCGGCCTCTACGTGAACGACAAGTGGAGCCTCGACCAGCACTGGAACTTCCAGATCGGCCTGCGCTGGGACAAGTACAAGGCGCAGAACGAAGCGGGCGCCCAGACCGCCGGCGCCAATGGTCTCTCGCCCCGCCTCGGCGTCAAGTTCGACCTCTTCGGCGACAGCAAGCACATCTTCGGTGCCAGCTATGCCAAGTACAACGCCAAGGTGCTGGAAGGCATCACCAACTCCGTGACCCTCCAGGGCAACCCGAAGGAAATTGACTACTACGCCTTCACGTATGCCACCGGCGGCGGAACCCCGGCCACCAGCTACGACTGGCTGAACGCCAACCGCACCACCTTCGCGAACCTTCAGAATCCCGCCCTGTACGACTTCACCAATATCGCCTACTACAACGACCCCACCCTCAATGTGAAGCTGAACCGCAACATGAAGGCTCCCACCGTTGAGGAACTCCAGGCCAGCTACGCCTACTCCTTCAACTTCGGCGGCTACGGCGACGGCTACGTCAAGGTCACTGGCGTGAGCAAGAAGTGGAATAACCTGATGGACGTCAGCACCGGCAACAATGGGACCGTGCTGGACGGCGCCGGGAACACGCTGTATGTCAAGCTCTGGGACAACAACCCCGATGCCAAGCGCGAATACAAGGGCCTGGAAGTCGAGTCCCAGTACAACCGCAACCAGTGGAGCTACACGACCGGCATCACCTGGAGCAGCCTCAAGGGCAACTACGAAGGGGAAGGCACCAACACCCCCGGACGTGGCGAATCCATCCACTACTACGATGTCGTGGGCGGCGTCTCCCTGTATGACTCCAGCAAGACCGCGCCCTACGGCTACCTGACGGGCCACGTGCCCATCCGCATTCGCGCGACCGGCAACCGGGTCTTCAACAATGGCTTCGGCAAGACCTCCGTGGGTCTCGTCTACCGCTTCGACTCCGGCGCCCACTACAGCAACACCCGCACCATGACCGCCGCCCAGCTGAACCCGGCCCTGCCCGGCCAGTTCGGTGCCACCTCCACCCAGTACCTGAACGACTTCCGCGGCGGAGGCGTCTACAACTCCGCCTCCTACCTGGATCTGGCCGTCACCCATGATTTCCCGCTCTTCAAGGCCATGGGCAAGGACGTGACAGCCTTTGCCAAGTTCAACATCGGCAACGTGCTCAACCACCAGCAGATCGTCACCTTCAATACGTCCTGGAACCGCGTGCCCAACACGGCCCCCTACGCCTACCCGAATGCCTACACCGCCCCCTGGGTGCAGTCCCCTGCCACCACCACTTACACTGGTTTCGGCAACCCCCAGTCCTTCGGGAACTACGGCACTCCCCGTACCGTCGCCGTTTCTGCCGGCTTCCGCTTCTAA
- the pyrE gene encoding orotate phosphoribosyltransferase translates to MSLSPRDFAGCLLEVGAVRLQPMDPFTWASGLKSPIYCDNRQLMGFPEVRDQIVASLVVASRALKPTLIAGAATAGVPWAAMVADRLQLPLAYVRPTPKNHGMGRQVEGPMAKGHRAVLIEDLISTGMSSLKCADALRAEGAEVPAVLALFSYGLPQAEEAFAAARIEMAVLSSFEVLSAEAEARGILDIAGSDALRAWRSDTVAWSHAHGGA, encoded by the coding sequence GTGGGCGCGGTGCGCCTGCAGCCCATGGACCCCTTCACCTGGGCCAGCGGGCTGAAGTCGCCGATCTACTGCGACAACCGCCAGCTGATGGGTTTCCCGGAAGTCCGCGATCAGATCGTGGCTTCGCTGGTGGTGGCTTCCAGGGCGCTGAAGCCCACGCTCATCGCCGGGGCCGCCACCGCGGGGGTGCCCTGGGCCGCCATGGTGGCCGACCGCCTGCAGCTGCCCCTGGCCTATGTGCGGCCCACACCCAAGAACCACGGCATGGGTCGCCAGGTGGAGGGCCCCATGGCCAAGGGCCATCGAGCCGTGCTCATCGAGGACCTGATCTCCACGGGCATGTCCAGCCTCAAGTGTGCCGATGCGCTCCGCGCCGAGGGCGCCGAGGTGCCCGCCGTGCTGGCCCTCTTCAGCTATGGCCTGCCCCAGGCCGAAGAGGCCTTCGCCGCAGCCCGCATCGAGATGGCCGTGCTCAGCTCCTTCGAGGTGCTGTCCGCCGAGGCCGAGGCCCGGGGAATCCTCGACATCGCCGGGTCCGACGCGCTGAGGGCCTGGCGCTCGGATACCGTGGCCTGGAGCCATGCCCACGGCGGGGCCTAG
- a CDS encoding IS4 family transposase: MGIELPTAFARTPGFGASFEGRHQNLVGRFCANDKPLLGPSLLHQRTLSVLRRLGVYLPMEWILQALGETCKTTIRRRRLPADIVVWIVICVSIFRSRSISGVVEALDLALPGGKNRFVSKSAIAQARQRVGVDPFRELFRQSARSWAANQSPDQDWKGLTLWVVDGTTLKTPDTPEMLEEFGAQSFASGKRSSNPQLRAVTLTSLPTRILVDAAFGRYNINEMRYVADLIPRIPGNSLTIFDKGFISASILLGLSTVGESRHFLIPARIDSRHVVISGTEKDALVEMTVSREARLKSPDLPKKWIARAIRTYDLDGNPRVLLTSLLDECKYPSQEICSLYTQRWEVETSYLEVKVRLFLNSLTLRSLTPEGIRQEVWGAFIGYNLLRLLMVESAALRGVSPKRLSFKKALELLQDELVIEAAAPGTTEILCGLIYHRRVQLSKELLPERKGRRFPRVIKSRPSKYDVRYSYIDSKESNQNRGSKTTRKK, encoded by the coding sequence GTGGGCATTGAATTGCCCACCGCCTTTGCTCGAACCCCAGGTTTCGGTGCTTCTTTCGAGGGACGCCACCAGAACCTGGTAGGGAGGTTCTGTGCCAATGATAAGCCCCTTTTGGGGCCAAGCCTACTCCATCAAAGAACTTTGAGCGTTCTGAGGCGCCTAGGGGTCTATCTACCGATGGAGTGGATCCTGCAAGCCCTGGGCGAAACATGCAAAACCACCATACGCCGGCGCCGATTGCCAGCTGACATCGTGGTATGGATCGTCATTTGTGTCTCAATATTTCGGTCGAGGTCAATCTCTGGAGTTGTCGAGGCTCTCGATTTAGCCCTCCCTGGCGGCAAAAATCGCTTCGTCTCCAAGAGCGCGATTGCCCAGGCTCGACAAAGGGTTGGGGTCGACCCATTTCGAGAGTTGTTCAGACAATCGGCGAGATCTTGGGCGGCTAATCAATCCCCCGACCAAGATTGGAAAGGACTGACTCTCTGGGTTGTGGACGGGACCACCTTGAAGACTCCTGACACGCCCGAGATGCTAGAGGAATTTGGGGCCCAATCATTTGCGAGTGGCAAACGCTCATCCAATCCACAACTCAGGGCTGTGACACTAACGTCACTCCCCACAAGGATTTTGGTGGATGCAGCCTTTGGTCGCTACAACATCAACGAAATGCGCTACGTTGCAGACCTGATCCCGAGGATCCCTGGAAATTCACTCACCATATTCGATAAGGGTTTCATCTCTGCGTCCATCCTTCTCGGATTATCAACTGTGGGGGAATCGAGACACTTCCTCATACCAGCCCGGATAGATAGTCGACACGTGGTCATTTCTGGAACAGAAAAGGATGCCCTGGTCGAAATGACGGTATCTAGGGAGGCCAGACTTAAATCACCCGACCTCCCCAAAAAATGGATAGCGCGGGCTATCAGAACCTACGACTTGGATGGCAATCCACGCGTATTGCTCACCTCGCTTCTGGACGAGTGCAAATACCCCTCACAGGAGATTTGCTCGCTTTATACCCAGCGGTGGGAGGTCGAAACTAGCTATCTTGAGGTCAAGGTTCGGCTGTTTCTGAACTCTTTGACCCTACGGTCTCTCACTCCAGAGGGGATCAGGCAAGAGGTTTGGGGCGCCTTTATCGGCTACAACCTATTACGGCTGTTGATGGTGGAGTCAGCCGCCTTAAGGGGAGTATCTCCGAAAAGGTTGAGCTTCAAGAAGGCGCTAGAGTTACTGCAGGACGAGCTGGTTATTGAGGCTGCGGCCCCCGGGACGACTGAGATTCTCTGCGGGCTCATCTACCACCGTCGTGTCCAACTCTCCAAGGAACTGCTCCCCGAACGTAAAGGTCGACGCTTTCCCCGGGTGATTAAGTCGAGACCAAGCAAGTACGACGTCCGCTACTCATACATCGATTCAAAAGAATCGAATCAAAATCGGGGTTCAAAGACGACTCGAAAGAAATAA
- a CDS encoding TonB-dependent receptor: MNRIFTRLGFTAAALVAGSGIIAHAQTATTGALSGTVSDKNGAPLAGATVRLSSSQTSRTIITGSDGAFRLGLLNPGAWTVEVTKGGFQKITQTVSVLVNQTQPVTFKMASEAATVVEVLGTTTTVDSTTTQTGLTTTMENLSAIPKGRDISSVVLLAPGAVGGGMAGHDDPSIGGGSAAENSYVVDGLSTTNTNRGFQGATLVTDFIDQVEVQTGGFKPEFSALGGVINAITKSGSNEFKGSAWLTWDPIGIGAKPKHNEFYSQAPAPSRYDVGAEVGGPIIKDKLFYFAGIDYTYTENSGSNNLPNRSGLANGTQKIDDYQVIAKVNWYLTPDQQFTFSANLNDHKDNQPIAYPATLGNASLGSLIKGTTQNLVINYDWTISPSLFLSAKLGTTQYKTDTTPADTTNIAVTDYRWEDDGPGALGGDPNAGSGLGYRRGGAGYYVAQDKTNTTQARLDLSYFLGTHNMKFGVSQLTSKYTEIAATSGGERVTINAVGTSSSQIIRQFLHTNATVKEIITSFYAQDTWDVGAGVKLMYGFRFEMQDQRDLNDKSFLKFDNFKDYVQPRLGFTWDVNQDGKTKVSGNYAKYFEQIPQRMAIRVYANETYLRYNYRFSNSTYTNATGAYTFGATPNTITDYATPFSFDPIAVGVKLPERNEYILGIDHTLPSGWTVGVHGKYRELKNPMEDMVFTDNFGNPYDEGPAISYTSTGAPRYGAGAAVIGNPGAYQQWRPNPASMTLVLLGRGPAGTNFLGNPYTQNNYGIDYLNYYNPATGLFTVQNTNFPKAGNKFSSVDFTLDKKTDRDVFGFSYTWSRLEGNYEGVVSSSNGQADGNITASFDYFPYAGYGPLPLDRTHVVKLYASHRFDFFSGDLNLGVNWTYQSGTPNSAWDDGSVSNGYAPGWDTAHLGYLDYDNNTTLSGNPIAVNTQADYDNPLNWGSGGIGGQWIGPTGKDHIHSFLDIGFYGNATAVNGTQGTAGRSPALNNVDVHLDWSKKLGGKMKLTPSVDIFNLFNTRYATAQLQQATTQGGSPEARFGAATAWQQGRRYRFGVKLQF; encoded by the coding sequence ATGAATCGAATCTTCACGCGGCTCGGCTTTACGGCCGCAGCCCTTGTCGCCGGGAGTGGCATCATCGCTCACGCGCAGACGGCCACCACCGGTGCGCTGTCGGGCACCGTGTCCGACAAGAACGGCGCGCCCCTGGCCGGTGCGACGGTGCGCCTGAGTTCCTCGCAGACCTCACGCACCATCATCACGGGCTCGGATGGCGCCTTCCGCCTCGGCCTGCTGAACCCCGGTGCCTGGACCGTGGAAGTCACCAAGGGCGGCTTCCAGAAGATCACCCAGACCGTCAGCGTGCTGGTGAACCAGACTCAGCCCGTGACCTTCAAGATGGCCTCCGAGGCCGCCACGGTCGTCGAAGTGCTCGGCACCACCACCACGGTGGACTCCACCACCACCCAGACCGGCCTCACCACCACCATGGAGAACCTGTCCGCCATCCCCAAGGGCCGTGACATCAGCAGCGTCGTGCTGCTGGCGCCCGGCGCCGTCGGCGGCGGCATGGCCGGCCATGACGATCCCTCCATCGGTGGCGGTTCCGCCGCCGAGAACAGCTATGTGGTCGATGGCCTCTCCACCACCAACACCAACCGCGGCTTTCAGGGCGCCACCCTGGTGACGGACTTCATCGATCAGGTGGAAGTTCAGACGGGCGGCTTCAAGCCCGAGTTCAGCGCCCTGGGCGGCGTGATCAACGCCATCACCAAGAGCGGTTCCAATGAATTCAAGGGTTCGGCCTGGCTCACCTGGGATCCCATCGGCATCGGAGCCAAGCCCAAGCACAACGAGTTCTACTCGCAGGCCCCTGCCCCCAGCCGCTACGACGTGGGCGCCGAGGTCGGCGGCCCCATCATCAAGGACAAGCTCTTCTACTTCGCGGGCATCGACTACACCTACACCGAGAACAGCGGCTCGAACAACCTGCCCAACCGCAGTGGTCTTGCCAATGGCACTCAGAAGATCGATGACTATCAGGTGATCGCCAAGGTGAACTGGTACCTCACGCCGGACCAGCAGTTCACTTTCTCGGCGAATCTGAACGATCACAAGGACAACCAGCCCATCGCCTACCCTGCAACGCTGGGCAACGCCAGCCTGGGATCGCTCATCAAGGGCACCACCCAGAATCTGGTCATCAACTACGACTGGACCATCAGCCCCAGCCTCTTCCTGAGCGCCAAGCTGGGCACCACCCAGTACAAGACCGACACCACACCCGCGGATACGACCAACATCGCCGTCACCGACTACCGTTGGGAAGATGACGGCCCCGGCGCCCTCGGCGGCGATCCCAATGCCGGATCCGGCCTCGGCTACCGCCGTGGTGGCGCGGGCTACTATGTGGCCCAGGACAAGACCAACACCACCCAGGCCAGGCTGGACCTGAGCTACTTCCTGGGCACCCACAACATGAAGTTCGGCGTGTCCCAGCTCACCTCGAAGTACACCGAGATCGCCGCCACCTCCGGCGGTGAGCGCGTCACCATCAATGCCGTGGGCACCAGCAGCAGCCAGATCATCCGCCAGTTCCTGCACACCAACGCCACCGTGAAGGAGATCATCACTTCGTTCTACGCCCAGGACACCTGGGATGTGGGCGCGGGCGTGAAGCTGATGTATGGCTTCCGGTTTGAGATGCAGGACCAGCGGGACCTGAACGACAAGTCCTTCCTGAAGTTCGACAACTTCAAGGACTACGTCCAGCCCCGCCTGGGCTTCACCTGGGACGTGAACCAGGATGGCAAGACCAAGGTCAGCGGCAACTACGCCAAGTACTTCGAGCAGATCCCGCAGCGCATGGCCATCCGCGTCTATGCCAACGAGACCTACCTCCGCTACAACTACCGCTTCTCCAACTCGACCTACACCAACGCCACGGGCGCCTACACCTTCGGCGCGACGCCCAACACCATCACCGATTACGCCACGCCCTTCAGCTTCGATCCCATCGCCGTGGGCGTGAAGCTGCCTGAGCGCAACGAGTACATCCTCGGTATCGATCACACCCTGCCCAGCGGCTGGACCGTGGGCGTCCATGGCAAGTACCGCGAGCTGAAGAACCCCATGGAAGACATGGTGTTCACCGACAACTTCGGCAACCCCTACGATGAGGGCCCGGCCATCTCCTACACCAGCACCGGCGCCCCGCGCTACGGCGCTGGCGCGGCGGTCATCGGCAACCCCGGTGCCTACCAGCAGTGGCGTCCCAACCCCGCCAGCATGACCCTGGTTCTCCTGGGCCGTGGCCCCGCGGGCACCAACTTCCTGGGTAATCCATACACCCAGAACAACTACGGCATCGACTACCTGAACTACTACAACCCCGCCACGGGGCTCTTCACGGTTCAGAACACGAACTTCCCCAAGGCCGGTAACAAGTTCTCCAGCGTGGATTTCACCCTGGACAAGAAGACCGACCGCGACGTCTTCGGCTTCAGCTACACCTGGAGCCGCCTGGAAGGCAACTACGAGGGCGTGGTCTCCAGTTCCAACGGCCAGGCGGACGGCAACATCACCGCCAGCTTCGACTACTTCCCCTACGCGGGCTACGGCCCGCTGCCCCTGGATCGCACCCACGTGGTCAAGCTCTACGCCAGCCACCGCTTCGACTTCTTCAGTGGTGATCTGAACCTGGGCGTCAACTGGACCTACCAGAGCGGCACCCCCAATAGCGCCTGGGATGATGGCTCCGTCAGCAATGGCTACGCCCCCGGCTGGGACACGGCCCACCTGGGCTACCTCGACTACGACAACAACACCACCCTTAGCGGCAACCCCATTGCCGTGAACACCCAGGCAGATTATGACAACCCGCTGAACTGGGGTTCTGGTGGCATTGGTGGACAGTGGATCGGCCCCACGGGCAAGGACCACATCCACTCTTTCCTGGATATCGGTTTCTATGGCAATGCCACGGCCGTCAACGGCACCCAGGGCACGGCCGGTCGCAGCCCTGCCCTCAACAATGTCGATGTGCACCTCGACTGGTCGAAGAAGCTGGGTGGCAAGATGAAGCTGACCCCCAGTGTGGACATTTTCAACCTGTTCAACACCCGCTACGCCACGGCCCAGCTCCAGCAGGCCACGACGCAGGGTGGGTCCCCCGAAGCCCGCTTCGGTGCCGCCACCGCCTGGCAGCAGGGCCGTCGCTACCGGTTCGGCGTGAAGCTCCAGTTCTGA